A region of the Desulfonatronum thioautotrophicum genome:
GGGCTACGGTAGTTCGCCCCTTCAGGGCTTGTCTGAAGCCCCAAAGGGGCGACATATTATAGCCCAGTGCAACGCCCTGGGTAGATGAAGTTAAAACAAAAACAGCCCTGTAAGGGCGGCATAAAGGCATCACCGGAAATTTTTCTTATTGTTTCACCAGTATAAAGCCCGCATGCTCCTTGCCGCCCAGGCCGAGTAGGCCTTCCCGGTCCAGGACCTCCGGGAACAGCTCCCGGGCCTGTTGCCGGACTTCCTGGCTGAATCGCGAGCCATCGCGGTTGTTTTTCCAATGCCATATCCCTTGTCCCACCGCCTTCACCCTTCTCCTCCCAGCCATTCCTGGAGAATATCCAGGTCATAGTTGTTCGCCAGGGATAGCAGCGGGTCGGCGACGCCCTGGTCGATCTCCGCGACCCGGGCAATCAATTCCTTGAGCTGCATCGTGTCCCCGGCTTCGGCGGCGTCATGCAGGGCCACGCGCAGGTCCGCGGGCAGGTCGTCAATGGCCTCGGGTCGGCGATTCGGCATTTTCATCTCCTTGACGGTCTCGTAGAGGTATTCCAGGGGCAGCAGGGCGCCCAGCAAAGCGAGCAGCTCGTCGATCCTGAAGGGTTTGCGCAGATAGGCGTGCGCCCCCGCGGCCATGATTTCAGCCTGCTCATCTTCATAGGCATAGGCCGTGGAGGCGATGACCGGCGGGCTCTGGCCATGCTCGCCGTCCTTCAGGCGCCGGATGACCTCCCGTCCATCCATTCCGGGCATCCTGATGTCCAGGATCACCGCGTCCGGAGGCCGATGGGCAATGATCTCCAGGGCCTCCTGGCCGCCGCCGGCCTCCGTGACGACAAATCCCACCGATTCAAGAATGTCCCGGACCAGGATGCGGTTTTCCGGGTTGTCGTCCACCACGAGTATCCGGACCGGAGCGAACCCGGGCATGATCCCGACCACGCGGCGCCCTCCCGGTGTATTCGGTTCCTCGCAACGGCCGGCCTTCTGAGCCGTGATCTGGAAGCGGAACACACTGCCCTGTCCCGGTTCGCTCTCCACGGTCAGGTTGCCGCCCATCAACTCCACGTAGCGCCGGCAAATGGGCAGCCCCAACCCGGTTCCTCCGGCTTCCGCCCCGTCCCTGGTCTGATAGAACGCCTCGAAAATGCGCTCTTTTTCCTCGGGCATAATCCCCGGGCCGGTATCCTGAACCTCGAAATCCAGGCGGATCAGCCCTCCATTTCCGGATGCATCCGCGGCAAGGGGCGTCCGGCGCACCTTGAGAGTCACGCCGCCGGACCTGGTGAACTTCAGCGCGTTGCCCAGCAGGTTGACCAGCACCTGCCGCAACTTGGTCTCGTCGGCGTGCAGACGTTCGGGCAGACCCTGCTCCCGGTCTACGTCCATTCCCAGGCCGCGGGCCTCCATCCGGGACCGGAACATGGCCTCGAGATCGTCCAGAAGGACATGCAGTCCGAAATCATGGGGGCGCAAGCGAACCTTGTCGGCCTCGATCTTGGACATGTCCAGGACGTCATTGATCAGGTTCAGCAGATGGTTGCCGCTGCGGTTGATGATCCGGACCCGCTCGGCCTGGGCCTCGTCCAGGGAAGGGTCGCCCTCCAGGATCTGGGCAAAACCCAGGATGGCGTTCATGGGCGTGCGGATTTCATGACTCATGTTGGCCAGGAAGGCGCTCTTGGCCCGGCTGGCCGCCTCCGCCGCCTCGGCTTTCAGGCAGGCCTGTTCCGTGGCCAGACGCAGCTTCTGGTCTTCCTCCAGGCGGACATTGGCCTTTTCCAGGTCGGTCACGGTTTTTCGGAGCTGGTGCTGGGCCGTGCGCAACTTCGTGACCATGCGATTGAATTCATGGGCCAAGAGGCCCACCTCGTCCGGCGACTGAACCGCGGCCTGATGGTCCAGGTGACCATGGGCTATGCGCTGCGCGGAGTCGGCCAGGGAGATGATCGGCCGGGTAATGGCCCTGGTTGTCAGATAGATTGCCGCCGTGGCCAGAACCACGATCAGGGCGGACCAGAATACGGACCGCCGGATCAGCTCGGCCACGGCCGCATGGACCTGGGACAGGGAAACACCCAGAAGGACATGCCAGTCGTCCTGGCCGATGCGCACCGGATGAATCATGAGAATCCCCCTCTCCTGGCCGTCCTCCAGGAGGTAGTCCTCGAGAACCATGGTTTGGCCGGTGAGCAGATTCAGGTCCACGTCCGTTCCATACAGGCCGCGATCGTGGGCCATGTAGACGGAGCCCCGTGGATTGACCACCTTGGCCGAGACAACCCCGCCCGATTTCTCCCGACCCAACTCGTGCAGGAATTCCTCCAGATGAATCCAGTTCAGCGAGGCGAATGCATGGCGGGTGATGGTGGCGATGTTCCGAGCCGTGATCTCCACGGACCCGAGAATCAGGGACGTCATGGCCCGACTCTCCAGCTTGACCGTAATCAGGGCGCCCACCCCGATGGCCAGCAGGAGCGGACACAGCACCGCTATCACGATCTTGGAAAAAATCGAGACGCGGATCGAAAAATCCTGTTCCGATTCACGCATGGATCGCCTCTTTGCCGCGGCAAGGCAGCCGGAGTACTCAGGACAGATCAACCATCGCCCCAGGCTTCAATTCCCTGGTCTCGACCCCAGGCGCACGTTTTGCGACCTCTTTCTTGAAGTTCTCCGCATTGTGCTCCAGGACAGGGAACGTGGCGTAGTGTTCGGGTATGGCGATCCTGGGGTTGATCAAGGCGCAGGCATGGGCCGCCTCGGTCGAACCCATAGTGAATACGCCGCCGATGGGCAGGATGGCGATGTCCGGCTGGTAAAAATCGCCGATGATGGTCTTCATGTCGCCCATCAGGGCTGTGTCCCCGGCATGGTAGACCTTCAGACCGTTCTCAAACTCGAAAATATACCCCACGGCCTCACCCACGAAGCGGTTGGTTCCTTGAAATCCGGTCAACTGGGCTCCGGCGGAGTGAAAGGCCTCGACCATGGTGATACCGATCCCGTCGAAACTTGCCGTGGCCCCCTTGTTGCCCAGATCAAAGGTCAGACAATCGGCCCGGGGAATCTCGTTCTTGATGAAAAAGCTCAACTCCCAGGGGGCGATGATTTTGGGGTCGTAGGTCTCGATCAATTCTTTTGCGTCGCCGAGCATGAAGTGATCCACATGCCCGTGAGTCCAGACGATGTAGTCCACGGTTTCAAAACTGCCGGGCTGTTTGTATTTTCCCGGACAGCTCGGATTGGTGGTGATCCAAGGATCAAAGAGGAAACGCTTGCCCTCGACGGAAACGAACAGAAAGCTGCCATGGCCGAGCCATTCCAGCCCCACGGCCCCAGGCTTGCGCGCTTTTGGTGTCGGCATTTCCTGTTTCTGGGCAGCAGTTGCTGTCTGTGCCATCGTCCCTAAACCGATGCCGCCGATGGCCAGTCCAATGGACTGAAAGAATTGTCTTCTGGATGTCTGCATGATTGTCTCCTTGCACAAATTCATGGTTTTCATGGCAGGCTTGAGTTATGAGGGCATATCTTCACAAATGCCGCCCACGATGAGTATTTTTTGCTGTTCTCGCATCTCTCCTCCTTGGCCGGAACCCGGCGGCATCGTTCTGGCCGATACCATTTACGCCTGCCCGGCCTGACTCTCTTCCTGGATCTCCGTGAACACCCGTGCAAACTCGGCCTCAATGGCCTCAAACGCCGCAACCAGGCGGGGGTCGAAGTGGGTCCCTGAGGAATCGGTGATGATCTTCACGCATTGCTCATGTGCAAAGGCGCTCTTGTAGGGCCGCTTCGAGCGCAGGGCGTCGTACACGTCGGCCACGGCCATGATCCGGGCGCTCAGGGGAATGGATTCGCCGGACAGGCCGTCGGGGTACCCGCTGCCGTCCCACTTTTCGTGATGGAAGCGGGCAATGGCGATGCCCATGCGCAGGAAATCGTTGTTCGGGTGCCGGGCATAGGCCTTTTTCAGGGTCAACGCGCCGATGGTGGTGTGCGATTTCATGCATTCGAACTCCTCCCTGGTCAGCTTGCCCGGCTTGAGCAGAATCTTGTCCGGTATGCCGAACTTGCCGATGTCGTGCAGCGGAGCGGCCTGAAAGATGTTCTCGATGAACAGGTCGTCGGCCAGTTGGACGTAGCGGGAGTCCTCGCGCAGCCGCAGGGCCAGCAGGCGGCAATACATCCGGGTCCGGTCGGTATGGGCGCCGGTTTCGTAGTCCCGGGTCTCCATCAGCTCGGACAAGGCATGAATGGTAGCCAATTGGGACTGGGATATCTCCCGGACCTTTTCCTGAACCAGGGCTTCCAGATGCCGGTTGTGCTCTTCCAGCGTCTTTTGCAGGGAGCGCAGCCGCAGGTGCGTGTCCACCCGGGCATGCACCTCCTCGGCCTGGAAGGGTTTGGTCACATAGTCCACCCCGCCGGCGGCAAAAGCCCGGACCTTGTCCGCCGTCTCGCTCAGAGCGCTGACAAACAGCACCGGAATGTCCCGCAGCCCGGGTTCGGCCTTGAGCCTCCGGCAGACCTCGTAGCCGTTCATCTCCGGCATGTTCACGTCCAGCAGAAACAGATCCGGCGGACGTCTGGCCGCGGCCTTCAAGGCCATCGCCCCGCCGGGGAAGGCCACGACGCGGTAGCCCTTTGCCTGGAGGATGTCCTGCAGGAGTTGCAGATTCGCCCTGGTGTCGTCCACGACCATGATGGTTGGTGCGTCCTGCGCTTTGAGCATGAGTCTCTCCCTGGTTCGCCTGGTCCGCTCACGGACCGGCGGTTCCACGATTTCCAGCAATCCTTGCCACTGGCCGCATGCGTCGATTCACTCAGGAACCACCGCTCCATGCAGCTGCCGCGCACCGTGCTCCTCTGCCCTGGTTCGTGGCGTCATCCCAAAACCACCCGCTCCCGCCTCCCTCCGGGAAGCCGTGACCGGCTCCGATCCGGAAACGGTAATTCAACCATATCCCGATCAGCGGGAATGTAAATCAGTCAATTGACTTAGGACCACTCAGTCAATTGACTGAGAAATGGTGGAAGGGGTGTCAGGATGGCGGAGATTGGGGGTTGGGGGGAAAGTGGGAAGGCGGGAAAGTAGGAAGGTGGGAAAGTAGGAAGGTGGGAAGGTAGGAAGGTGGGAAGGTGAAAGAAATTGATTGGTTGCCGGGATTGGAGGGATGATGGGGAATGAAATGCGGACTTGAAGAGAAAGCCCCCCTCTCCCCCTGGGAGAGGGGCCGGGGGTGAGGGTGAGGGGGCGTTCTCCGCCCCATCTTGCTCCTGATGCAAATTGCATCTACGTTCATTCGCCAGCCACAATCCACCAACCACAAGCCACCCAACACCAGCCACCCCGCGAGGCGACCATGCAATTCCCTTACGGTATCAGCAATTTTCGCGAAATCACCATCAACGACTATTTCTACGTGGACCGAACGGACCGCATTCCCCTGCTGGAACGCGGGAAATACCAACTGTTCATCCGGCCCCGGAGGTTTGGCAAGAGCCTGCTGCTGTCCACCCTGTACAGCTATTACGACCTGGCCTCGGCCCATCTCTTTGACGAGATGTTCGGACGCCTGGCCATCGGCCGCAATCCCACCCCGCTGCGTGGCGGCTATTTCATGCTGCAACTGGATTTTTCCTGCGTGGATCCGTCAGGGAGCGTGGAGCAGATCAGGCAGGCGCTGCATGATCACGTCAACGACTGCATCAAGGATTTCGCTGTCTATTATTCTGATTTTTTGAAACAACAGGTCGAAATATCTCCCGAGAACGCCTTGAGTTCCCTCCGCTCCCTGTGTTCCTCCGCCCGCACAGCCGGGCATCCCGTGTTTCTGCTCATCGACGAATACGACAACTTCGCCAACGAGGTGATGATGAGCGCCCAAAGGGACTCCCGGCGGCACTACGAGGCCCTGGTGTTCGAGGAGGGGCCGCTGCGCACCCTGTTCAAGGCCGTGAAGTCCATGGCCGGTCAGGGACTGATAGACAGGATATTCATTACCGGAGTCTCGCCGGTGGTCATGAGCGACATTACCAGCGGGTTCAATATCGCCAAGAATATCTACCTTCATCCGAACTACCATGATCTTTGCGGCTTCACCCACGCTGAAATTGAAGCCGCCCTGCGTTCCGTTGTCGCCGATAACAGCCTTGATGCGTCCACCTCTGCGACGGCGATGTCCATGCTGCGGGACTGGTACAACGGGTATCGTTTTGTTCCTGAATCTCGGGAATTGATCTCCAATCCAACCCTGGCCCTTTACTTCCTGGACCATTTGTCGGAACTCGGCGTTTTTCCCAGCGCGATGCTGGACGATAATCTGGCCACGGACCGGGCCAAACTTGAATACATGGCCCAGCTTGCCGGCGGCGGACAGATGTTGCTGGACCTTATGGTTGAGGGTGCCCAGGTCCAGGTGGAACATCTGGCCACGCGCTTCGGCATGCGGGACATGCTCCGGGATCAGAGCAAGGACTCCAC
Encoded here:
- a CDS encoding ATP-binding protein, translated to MRESEQDFSIRVSIFSKIVIAVLCPLLLAIGVGALITVKLESRAMTSLILGSVEITARNIATITRHAFASLNWIHLEEFLHELGREKSGGVVSAKVVNPRGSVYMAHDRGLYGTDVDLNLLTGQTMVLEDYLLEDGQERGILMIHPVRIGQDDWHVLLGVSLSQVHAAVAELIRRSVFWSALIVVLATAAIYLTTRAITRPIISLADSAQRIAHGHLDHQAAVQSPDEVGLLAHEFNRMVTKLRTAQHQLRKTVTDLEKANVRLEEDQKLRLATEQACLKAEAAEAASRAKSAFLANMSHEIRTPMNAILGFAQILEGDPSLDEAQAERVRIINRSGNHLLNLINDVLDMSKIEADKVRLRPHDFGLHVLLDDLEAMFRSRMEARGLGMDVDREQGLPERLHADETKLRQVLVNLLGNALKFTRSGGVTLKVRRTPLAADASGNGGLIRLDFEVQDTGPGIMPEEKERIFEAFYQTRDGAEAGGTGLGLPICRRYVELMGGNLTVESEPGQGSVFRFQITAQKAGRCEEPNTPGGRRVVGIMPGFAPVRILVVDDNPENRILVRDILESVGFVVTEAGGGQEALEIIAHRPPDAVILDIRMPGMDGREVIRRLKDGEHGQSPPVIASTAYAYEDEQAEIMAAGAHAYLRKPFRIDELLALLGALLPLEYLYETVKEMKMPNRRPEAIDDLPADLRVALHDAAEAGDTMQLKELIARVAEIDQGVADPLLSLANNYDLDILQEWLGGEG
- a CDS encoding metal-dependent hydrolase produces the protein MQTSRRQFFQSIGLAIGGIGLGTMAQTATAAQKQEMPTPKARKPGAVGLEWLGHGSFLFVSVEGKRFLFDPWITTNPSCPGKYKQPGSFETVDYIVWTHGHVDHFMLGDAKELIETYDPKIIAPWELSFFIKNEIPRADCLTFDLGNKGATASFDGIGITMVEAFHSAGAQLTGFQGTNRFVGEAVGYIFEFENGLKVYHAGDTALMGDMKTIIGDFYQPDIAILPIGGVFTMGSTEAAHACALINPRIAIPEHYATFPVLEHNAENFKKEVAKRAPGVETRELKPGAMVDLS
- a CDS encoding response regulator, coding for MLKAQDAPTIMVVDDTRANLQLLQDILQAKGYRVVAFPGGAMALKAAARRPPDLFLLDVNMPEMNGYEVCRRLKAEPGLRDIPVLFVSALSETADKVRAFAAGGVDYVTKPFQAEEVHARVDTHLRLRSLQKTLEEHNRHLEALVQEKVREISQSQLATIHALSELMETRDYETGAHTDRTRMYCRLLALRLREDSRYVQLADDLFIENIFQAAPLHDIGKFGIPDKILLKPGKLTREEFECMKSHTTIGALTLKKAYARHPNNDFLRMGIAIARFHHEKWDGSGYPDGLSGESIPLSARIMAVADVYDALRSKRPYKSAFAHEQCVKIITDSSGTHFDPRLVAAFEAIEAEFARVFTEIQEESQAGQA
- a CDS encoding AAA family ATPase, with product MQFPYGISNFREITINDYFYVDRTDRIPLLERGKYQLFIRPRRFGKSLLLSTLYSYYDLASAHLFDEMFGRLAIGRNPTPLRGGYFMLQLDFSCVDPSGSVEQIRQALHDHVNDCIKDFAVYYSDFLKQQVEISPENALSSLRSLCSSARTAGHPVFLLIDEYDNFANEVMMSAQRDSRRHYEALVFEEGPLRTLFKAVKSMAGQGLIDRIFITGVSPVVMSDITSGFNIAKNIYLHPNYHDLCGFTHAEIEAALRSVVADNSLDASTSATAMSMLRDWYNGYRFVPESRELISNPTLALYFLDHLSELGVFPSAMLDDNLATDRAKLEYMAQLAGGGQMLLDLMVEGAQVQVEHLATRFGMRDMLRDQSKDSTFMISLLYYFGVLSLDGRTPDGELLLRVPNLVMRKLYVEQIAEMLLPDPMRRDEGKDAAKQLYQGGDMAPLCAFVEQRYFKVFHTADYRWANELTVKTAFLTLLYNDTLYVMDSEPELERRRADLTMIIRPDARRFTILDILIEFKFVTLKDAGLSGEQALALSVEELRSNRLMAQAMDEARVQVAKNMTILNRRYGNLRLRGYAVVSLGFERIWWEEVG